The Pleurodeles waltl isolate 20211129_DDA chromosome 7, aPleWal1.hap1.20221129, whole genome shotgun sequence genome includes a region encoding these proteins:
- the LOC138303517 gene encoding zinc finger protein 84-like — protein MSVSEKVYQCSECDKRFRLKYQCITHERTHTGNKPFQCFECGKKFNYRTRLNYHKRTHSVYKPYQCSECGKKFNYKNHLAYHVRTHTGYKPYQCSECGKSFCQKGQLSVHERTHTGEKPYQCSECNISFSAKGSLTAHEKTHTGEKPHQCIECGKRFRLTGALKLHIRRHTGEKPYQCSECGKRFRSKGSLSCHERIHTGEKPFNCTECDKSFCHRSDMKKHLRKHTGEKIFRVNKYMTNNTVAEKVHVCSECGKGFRRNNCLTLHLRVHTGEKPYQCSECKKSFINKGMLNVHQRKHTGEKPYQCSECSKSFIASVNLKIHEKVHTGEKPHQCSECGQSFSQRGNLLKHQRTHTGREKLHHCTECGKSFFDKGQLKQHEKTHTGEKPCQCIECGKRFRDKVSLIRHERTHTGEKPYQCSECGGSFGTVSNLNVHKRCHNGEKPHQCTECGKSFRRKHHLTSHERTHTGEKPYQCTECDKSFSQKFILTIHQRTHTGEKPYRCTVCDKRFNHLGDLTKHEGIHSVDKRYKCTECGKGFSQKRCLTSHERQHEKRKQRPDI, from the coding sequence atgtctGTAAGTGAGAAAGtatatcagtgctctgaatgtgaCAAAAGGTTCAGATTAAAGTACCAGTGTATCACCCATGAGAGAACACATACAGGTAACAAGCCTTTCCAGTGCTTTGAATGTGGGAAAAAGTTCAATTACAGAACCCGCCTTAACTATCATAAAAGAACACATTCAGTTTACAAGCCATACCAGTGCTCTGAATGTGGGAAAAAGTTCAATTACAAAAACCACCTTGCATACCATGTGAGAACACATACAGGTTACAAGCCGTACCAGTGCTCTGAATGTGGGAAAAGCTTCTGCCAGAAAGGACAGCTTTCTGTCCACGAGAGAACACACACTGGTGAGAAACCCTACCAGTGCTCTGAATGCAACATTAGTTTCAGTGCTAAAGGCAGTCTGACTGCACATGAGAAAACCCATACGGGGGAAAAACCTCATCAGTGCattgagtgtgggaaaaggttcCGCCTGACAGGAGCTCTTAAACTTCATATAAGAAGACACACAGGAGAGAAGCCATAccagtgcagtgaatgtgggaaaaGGTTCAGGTCAAAGGGTTCGCTCTCTTGCCATGAAAGAATCCATACTGGCGAGAAACCCTTTAATTGCACTGAGTGTGATAAAAGCTTTTGCCATAGAAGtgacatgaaaaaacatttaagaaaacacaCAGGTGAAAAAATATTTCGGGTCAATAAATATATGACAAACAACACTGTGGCTGAGAAGGTACATGTTTGTAGTGAATGTGGGAAAGGATTTAGGCGTAACAACTGCCTCACCCTTCACTTAAGAGTGCATACGGGTGAAAAACCTTATCAATGCTCTGAATGTAAGAAAAGCTTTATTAATAAAGGAATGCTTAATGTCCATCAGAGAAAGCATACAGGGGAGAAACCTTATCAGTGCTCAGAATGTAGCAAATCTTTTATCGCTAGTGTTAACTTGAAAATTCATGAGAAAGTTCATACCGGTGAAAAACCGCACCAATGCAGTGAATGTGGGCAAAGTTTCAGTCAACGTGGGAATCTACTTAAgcaccaaagaacacacacaggaagagaaaaactacatcACTGTACAGAATGcgggaaaagcttttttgacaaagGCCAACTTAAACAACATGAAAAAACTCATACAGGCGAGAAACCGTGTCAGTGCATTGAATGTGGGAAAAGATTCCGTGATAAAGTTTCTCTAATCCGACATGAACGAACACATACTGGTGAGAAACCTTATCAATGCAGTGAATGTGGGGGAAGCTTTGGTACTGTATCAAATCTTAATGTCCACAAACGTTGTCATAATGGAGAGAAGCCTCATCAATGCACCGAATGTGGCAAATCTTTCAGACGTAAGCACCATCTTACTAGTCATGAAAGGACACATACAGGGGAGAAACCTTATCAGTGCACTGAATGTGACAAAAGCTTTAGCCAAAAATTCATCCTAACTATACATCAGAGGACGCACACTGGTGAAAAACCTTATAGATGTACTGTATGTGATAAAAGATTTAACCATCTGGGAGATCTTACGAAACATGAGGGAATACATTCAGTAGATAAACGTTACAAGTGTACGGAATGTGGGAAAGGGTTTAGTCAGAAAAGATGTCTTACTTCCCATGAGAGACAACATGAAAAAAGAAAGCAAAGACCTGACATCTAG